A single region of the Ziziphus jujuba cultivar Dongzao chromosome 10, ASM3175591v1 genome encodes:
- the LOC107411494 gene encoding uncharacterized protein At5g39865 translates to MWRPWGKSTTRIHDTSSPSSPFSCSSFKDIQTLCADPQQLLPTTSLKRSTTIFHRVRFANSLLRAWSTRPLSLTQPPDAENPNPNPNPQEQSPIVTTTSPKQPDPTISIPGAEKRVVVYLTSLRVVRSTFEDCRAVQSILRGFRVSIDERDLSMYSGFLTELQQILGQTKLTLPRVFIGGRYIGGAEEVKQLHEVGELKKLVEGLPAAEPGVCDVCGGYRFILCDECNGSHKLYSEKGGFKSCTACNENGLIRCPSCSCAPLSSV, encoded by the coding sequence ATGTGGCGGCCGTGGGGAAAATCGACCACTCGGATTCACGACACGTCGTCACCgtcatctccattttcttgcTCTTCGTTCAAGGACATTCAAACCCTCTGTGCAGACCCACAACAATTGTTACCCACTACTTCATTGAAGAGATCGACCACAATCTTCCACCGAGTCCGATTCGCCAACTCACTCCTCCGCGCCTGGTCAACTCGCCCGCTCTCCTTAACCCAACCCCCCGATGCCGAaaacccaaacccaaacccaaacccCCAAGAGCAATCCCCCATCGTCACCACCACCAGCCCGAAACAACCCGACCCGACGATCTCCATACCCGGAGCCGAGAAACGTGTCGTCGTTTACTTAACGAGCCTACGCGTGGTGAGGTCGACATTCGAGGATTGCAGAGCCGTACAATCGATCCTGAGAGGGTTTCGGGTCTCGATCGACGAGCGAGATCTGTCAATGTACTCGGGTTTTCTGACGGAGCTCCAGCAAATCCTCGGTCAAACGAAGTTGACCCTGCCGAGGGTTTTCATCGGAGGGAGGTACATAGGCGGCGCGGAGGAGGTGAAGCAGCTGCACGAGGTGGGCGAGCTCAAGAAACTAGTGGAAGGCCTGCCCGCAGCGGAACCCGGTGTGTGTGACGTGTGCGGCGGCTATAGGTTCATTCTGTGCGACGAGTGTAATGGCAGCCACAAGTTGTACTCTGAGAAAGGTGGCTTCAAGAGTTGTACCGCGTGCAATGAGAACGGTCTCATCAGGTGCCCTTCTTGTTCTTGCGCGCCACTTTCATCCGTCTGA
- the LOC107411492 gene encoding LRR repeats and ubiquitin-like domain-containing protein At2g30105, with protein MQKNKIKKRSLRSSKTTKIKKSETQQSSAKSQSALQGRNKKKKEKKKMEGDASTEKESSISINVKFGGTTIPITNLSPESTIKDLKTLLQPLTNVLPRGQKLIFKGKLLVDGMTLRASELTNGSKIMLMASQGLHQGDGPILKQAQTRPIVRENNVGKFAKEKMQVSVDKNRLERWKATGVIALSECNLKVIPDEVWACGTSARVIDFSNNAIREVPSQIGSLNSMQKLNLNANDIMDETISWKGVTSLVYLTVLSLNQNQLTTLPSTLGELTSLRQLHVANNKLTGLPVEIKFLTQLEVLKANNNRISTIPACIGDCNALTEVDLSSNLLSALPDTFGNLRNLKSLHLGNNGLKTLPSTIFSMCLQLTTLDLHNTEITVDLLRQFEGWENFEERRRLKNQKQLDFRVVGSAAFDEGADKN; from the exons atgcaaaaaaataaaataaaaaaacggaGTCTTCGTTCTTCAAAAAcgacgaaaataaaaaaatcagaaacACAGCAAAGCAGCGCGAAGAGCCAATCAGCATTGCAAGGaaggaacaagaagaagaaggagaagaagaaaatggaggGCGATGCCTCCACCGAGAAGGAGAGCAGCATAAGCATCAACGTGAAGTTCGGCGGGACGACGATACCGATCACGAATCTGTCTCCGGAATCCACCATTAAAGACCTCAAGACCCTTCTCCAACCACTCACTAACGTCCTTCCGCGTGGCCAAAAGCTCATCTTCAAAG GGAAGCTTTTGGTGGATGGAATGACGCTAAGGGCGTCTGAGCTCACGAACGGGTCCAAGATCATGCTCATGGCTTCTCAGGGTTTGCACCAAGgg GACGGTCCCATCCTTAAACAAGCTCAAACCCGCCCAATTGTTAGGGAAAACAATGTTGGTAAATTTGCAAAGGAAAAGATGCAAGTTTCTGTTGATAAGAACCGGCTGGAACGTTGGAAGGCTACTGGAGTTATAGCACTTTCCGAATGCAACTTGAAG GTCATACCGGATGAAGTCTGGGCTTGTGGAACTTCTGCAAGAGTTATCGACTTCAGCAATAATGCTATTCGAGAAGTACCTTCACAAATTGGCTCTTTAAATTCAATGCAg AAGTTAAACCTGAATGCAAATGATATAATGGACGAAACAATAAGCTGGAAAGGAGTAACTTCGTTGGTGTATCTAACGGTTCTATCTCTGAACCAAAACCA ATTAACTACTTTGCCTTCTACACTGGGTGAGTTGACTTCGCTAAGGCAACTTCATGTTGCAAACAACAAGTTGACTGGCCTAccagttgaaataaaatttctgACTCAGCTTGAGGTGTTGAAAGCGAACAACAATAG GATAAGCACCATTCCAGCATGCATTGGGGACTGTAATGCTCTTACTGAG GTTGATCTTTCTTCAAACCTTCTGTCCGCATTGCCAGATACATTTGGTAATCTGCGTAATTTGAAG TCATTACATCTTGGTAACAATGGGCTCAAAACCCTTCCTTCCACAATATTCTCGATGTGCCTACAGCTAACAACACTGGATCTGCACAACACAGAAATCACAGTAGATCTTCTTCGCCAG TTTGAAGGATGGGAGAATTTTGAGGAGCGCCGACGCCTGAAGAATCAGAAGCAACTGGATTTCCGAGTTGTGGGCTCTGCTGCATTTGATGAAGGTGCTGACAAAAACTGA
- the LOC107411483 gene encoding histidine kinase CKI1: MASMKLNSLVTQPLLLIFIILALAVSLSPNLFIPCLYGMIKNVEHHVNKNFLNLHSDENKAQFLHPSNSSSTNIPKVLSSSINGSHLSIFVINNKVYVLANTQQNGLVSMVHKCSKIALIFLVSTIITMSVSIVSFGFIIVGVARREMHLCASLIKQMEATRQAETKSMNKSLAIASASHDIRASLAAITGLVEICYDEVAFGSPLETNLKQMDACIKDLLGILNSFLDTSKIEAGKMQLEEDTFDVAQLVEDVVDLYHPVGIKKGVDVVLDPFDGSVIKFSHVKGDRGKLKQILCNLLSNAVKFTSEGQVTVRAWVRKPRLKNSIIASNRNGFLSHLCCIFHKNNKANDHDDLDAMDDPNVMDFVFEVDDTGKGIPKEKQKAVFENYVQVRETALGLGGTGLGLGIVQSLVRLMHGEIGIVEKEIGEKGSCFRFNVLLSVCESMYYNDTKEENIEIVVNSMDGNHGMQQNDSGITRQTHSPPRLTIQTPGPRLNILTPSHGSGVRNPSSPKAEGSHVVLMIQNHERRRISQKFMESLGIKVIVVDQWERLPRSLKKIKHKWNSNSHHGFSGKSDFSFHNDWLSKSASTNTSIGAKDHMPSSSMDGNNNYVLSLFRKTHLRGASSFILLVIDVTSGPFSELCKIVSKFKSDLQSGCCKVVWLANPMLHGRMGFNSKRVIFDSDDIIKYKPFHGNCLYEVVKLLPEFGGAFPKRGSAKVAGAPSSSRHQSQTQDVEYKMEDHGNSSNGERWKTMKSVSYGSHIRPKSPIGHEHGLRQEDTREEIEKPLKGKKILIAEDSRILGRLAMHHTSRLGATVELCGNGKEALELVSNGLGNQMKRGASLALPYDFILMDCEMPTMDGYEATRQIRKMEESYGVHIPIIALTAYTSGEEASRTIKAGMNAHLCKPLKVEHLLEAIKNIHNALPKIHSH; the protein is encoded by the exons ATGGCATCAATGAAGCTCAACTCTTTGGTAACACAACCTCTTCTCTTGATTTTCATCATCTTG GCTCTTGCAGTGTCGTTATCTCCCAATTTATTCATACCATGTTTATATGGTATGATAAAAAATGTGGAGCACCATGTAAACAAGAATTTTCTTAACTTACATTCGGATGAGAACAAAGCACAATTTTTACATCCATCAAACTCGTCATCAACGAATATACCTAAAGTTCTGAGTTCATCTATCAATGGATCTCATCTCTCAATTTTTGTGATTAATAATAAG GTGTATGTTTTGGCTAATACCCAACAAAATGGATTAGTAAGTATGGTTCACAAGTGCAGCAAAATAGCACTCATCTTCCTTGTATCGACAATCATTACAATGAGTGTATCCATTGTAAGTTTTGGTTTCATAATTGTTGGAGTTGCAAGGAGAGAGATGCATTTGTGTGCATCTCTCATAAAACAGATGGAGGCCACAAGACAAGCTGAAACCAAGAGTATGAACAAAAGTCTCGCCATTGCTAGCGCCAGCCACGATATTCGAGCTTCTCTAGCTGCCATTACCGGATTGGTAGAGATATGCTATGATGAAGTTGCCTTTGGTTCCCCATtagaaacaaatttaaaacaaatggaTGCATGTATCAAGGACCTTTTAG GTATATTGAATTCTTTTCTTGATACAAGCAAAATTGAAGCTGGTAAAATGCAATTAGAAGAGGACACATTTGATGTGGCACAACTTGTTGAAGATGTGGTTGATCTTTATCACCCTGTTGGTATAAAGAAAGGAGTAGATGTTGTTTTGGATCCTTTTGATGGGTCTGTTATAAAGTTTTCACATGTCAAAGGAGACAGAGGAAAGCTAAAACAAATACTATGTAACTTGTTAAGCAATGCCGTGAAATTTACTTCTGAAGGACAGGTAACAGTTCGGGCTTGGGTTCGAAAACCAAGGTTGAAGAACTCCATTATTGCTTCAAACCGGAATGGTTTTTTAAGTCACTTGTGCTGCATATTTCACAAAAACAACAAAGCAAATGATCATGATGACTTGGACGCCATGGATGATCCAAATGTCATGGACTTTGTATTTGAGGTTGATGATACCGGTAAAGGAATTCCTAAAGAGAAGCAAAAAGCAGTTTTCGAAAACTATGTCCAAGTAAGAGAAACTGCTCTTGGACTAGGAGGAACTGGTTTGGGACTTGGCATTGTACAATCTCTG GTACGTCTGATGCATGGAGAAATTGGAATTGTGGAGAAGGAAATTGGAGAAAAGGGAAGCTGCTTCAGGTTCAATGTTCTTCTGTCTGTATGTGAGTCTATGTATTACAATGATACAAAAGAAGAGAATATTGAAATAGTGGTTAATTCCATGGATGGCAATCATGGCATGCAGCAAAATGACTCTGGAATAACCAGGCAGACTCATAGCCCCCCCAGGTTGACCATTCAGACACCAGGACCCCGCTTAAACATTCTAACTCCAAGCCATGGAAGTGGAGTTCGTAATCCATCTAGTCCTAAAGCAGAGGGATCACATGTTGTGCTGATGATTCAGAATCATGAACGGCGAAGAATTTCACAGAAGTTCATGGAGAGCCTTGGGATAAAAGTAATAGTGGTGGATCAATGGGAAAGACTTCCTCGTTCtcttaagaaaataaaacacaaatggAACAGCAATTCCCATCACGGTTTTTCTGGGAAATCAGATTTTAGTTTTCATAATGATTGGTTGAGCAAATCTGCATCCACTAACACCAGCATTGGAGCAAAAGATCATATGCCTTCAAGTTCCATGGATGGAAATAATAATTACGTACTTTCTCTCTTCAGAAAGACTCATCTTCGCGGTGCTTCGAGCTTTATATTGCTAGTGATCGATGTTACTTCTGGACCATTTTCAGAATTATGCAAGATTGTGAGTAAATTCAAAAGTGACCTTCAAAGTGGTTGTTGCAAGGTTGTTTGGCTAGCAAATCCAATGTTACATGGTAGGATGGGCTTCAACAGCAAGAGGGTCATTTTTGATTCAGATGATATTATAAAGTACAAACCATTTCATGGAAATTGTTTATATGAAGTGGTAAAACTTCTTCCAGAGTTTGGGGGTGCATTTCCAAAGAGAGGAAGTGCTAAAGTTGCTGGAGCTCCAAGTTCATCAAGGCATCAATCTCAAACCCAAGACGTCGAATATAAAATGGAAGATCATGGTAATTCAAGCAATGGGGAACGATGGAAGACGATGAAATCAGTTTCATATGGGTCTCATATTAGACCCAAGTCTCCAATAGGTCACGAGCATGGACTTCGACAGGAAGATACGCGAGAGGAGATTGAGAAACctttgaagggaaaaaagatTTTGATTGCTGAAGATAGCAGAATATTGGGCAGGCTGGCTATGCATCATACTTCAAGGCTTGGTGCAACTGTTGAGCTTTGTGGAAATGGAAAGGAAGCTTTAGAGCTGGTTTCCAATGGTTTGGGCAATCAAATGAAACGAGGAGCTTCCTTGGCTCTTCCTTACGATTTTATTTTGATGGATTGCGAG ATGCCAACCATGGACGGTTATGAAGCAACAAGGCAGATAAGGAAGATGGAGGAATCTTATGGTGTCCATATTCCGATCATCGCATTAACAGCTTACACATCAGGTGAGGAAGCCAGCAGGACGATTAAGGCTGGAATGAACGCTCACTTATGCAAGCCTTTGAAAGTAGAGCATCTATTAGAAGCCATCAAGAACATTCACAATGCCTTACCTAAAATACATTcacattaa